The Arachis hypogaea cultivar Tifrunner chromosome 19, arahy.Tifrunner.gnm2.J5K5, whole genome shotgun sequence genome has a window encoding:
- the LOC112775326 gene encoding CDP-diacylglycerol--serine O-phosphatidyltransferase 1 isoform X2, whose protein sequence is MESNGHRRVKKHDHHVKENGNSHMLDADEELDPWTAWAYKPRTITLLLVGACFLIWASGALDPERDASGDIVTSVKRGIWAMIAVFLAYCLLQAPSTVLIRPHPAIWRLVHGMAVVYLVALTFLLFQTRDNARQFMKFLHPDLGIELPERSYGADCRIYLPENPANKFKNLYETLFDEFVLAHIIGWWGKAILIRNQPLLWVLSIGFEMMELTFRHMLPNFNECWWDSIILDIFICNWFGIWAGMHTVRYFDGKTYKWVGLSRQPNIIGKVKRTLGQFTPAHWDKDEWHPLLGPWRFIQVLSLCIVFLTVELNTFFLKFCLWIPPRNSVVIYRLILWWLLAIPTIREYNTYLQDRKPVKKVGAYCWLSLAICIVELLICIKFGHGLYPKPMPIWLVIFWSSVGVAIVTFLLLWSWHPHLILGKKRR, encoded by the exons ATGGAATCCAACGGTCATAGAAGAGTAAAGAAACACGATCATCATGTTAAAGAAAATGGAAATTCCCATATGCTTGATGCTGATGAAGAGCTTGATCCATGGACAGCTTGGGCATACAAGCCTCGGACAATCACATTGTTACTTGTTGGTGCTTGCTTTCTTAT TTGGGCAAGTGGGGCACTTGATCCAGAAAGAGATGCATCTGGTGATATTGTCACTTCCGTTAAAAG GGGTATATGGGCAATGATTGCTGTTTTTCTTGCTTATTGCCTGCTTCAAGCTCCTTCGAC GGTTCTTATTAGGCCACATCCTGCTATTTGGCGCTTGGTGCATGGGATGGCTGTTGTTTACCTGGTTGCTCTcacatttttgctttttcag ACGCGTGACAATGCTCGGCAGTTTATGAAGTTTCTTCATCCTGATCTTGGCATTG AACTTCCGGAAAGATCTTATGGGGCTGATTGCCGCATATACCTACCTGAGAACCCTGCAAATAAGTTTAAGAATCTTTAT GAAACACTTTTTGATGAGTTTGTTCTAGCTCATATTATTGGCTGGTGGGGAAAGGCTATATTGATTCGTAATCAGCCTCTTCTTTGGGTGTTATCGATTGGTTTTGAGATGATGGAG CTTACTTTTCGTCACATGTTACCGAATTTCAACGAGTGCTGGTGGGATAGTATTATTCTTGACATATTCATCTGCAATTGGTTCG GTATTTGGGCTGGAATGCATACTGTGAGGTACTTTGATGGGAAAACATACAAGTGGGTTGGTCTGAGCCGCCAGCCTAATATTATAGGAAAG GTGAAACGAACATTGGGCCAGTTCACACCAGCGCACTGGGATAAAGACGAGTGGCATCCGTTGCTTGGTCCTTGGCGATTTATTCAAGTGCTTAGTCTTTGTATTGTATTTTTGACAGTAGAGCTCAACACATTCTTTTTGAAGTTTTGTCTCTGGATACCTCCTCGAAATTCTGTAGTTATATATAGGTTGATTTTATGGTGGCTGCTTGCAATTCCAACAATTCGTGAATACAATACATACCTTCAAGACAG GAAACCAGTCAAAAAGGTTGGAGCATATTGTTGGCTCTCTCTTGCTATTTGCATTGTTGAGCTTTTGATTTGTATCAAGTTTGGACATG GTTTGTACCCGAAACCGATGCCGATATGGCTGGTAATATTCTGGTCATCTGTAGGTGTGGCCATTGTTACATTTCTACTATTGTGGTCTTGGCATCCCCACCTAATTCTAGGGAAGAAGAGGCGATag
- the LOC112775326 gene encoding CDP-diacylglycerol--serine O-phosphatidyltransferase 1 isoform X1 codes for MESNGHRRVKKHDHHVKENGNSHMLDADEELDPWTAWAYKPRTITLLLVGACFLIWASGALDPERDASGDIVTSVKRGIWAMIAVFLAYCLLQAPSTVLIRPHPAIWRLVHGMAVVYLVALTFLLFQTRDNARQFMKFLHPDLGIELPERSYGADCRIYLPENPANKFKNLYETLFDEFVLAHIIGWWGKAILIRNQPLLWVLSIGFEMMELTFRHMLPNFNECWWDSIILDIFICNWFGIWAGMHTVRYFDGKTYKWVGLSRQPNIIGKVKRTLGQFTPAHWDKDEWHPLLGPWRFIQVLSLCIVFLTVELNTFFLKFCLWIPPRNSVVIYRLILWWLLAIPTIREYNTYLQDRFILHLSCSPGPMKPVKKVGAYCWLSLAICIVELLICIKFGHGLYPKPMPIWLVIFWSSVGVAIVTFLLLWSWHPHLILGKKRR; via the exons ATGGAATCCAACGGTCATAGAAGAGTAAAGAAACACGATCATCATGTTAAAGAAAATGGAAATTCCCATATGCTTGATGCTGATGAAGAGCTTGATCCATGGACAGCTTGGGCATACAAGCCTCGGACAATCACATTGTTACTTGTTGGTGCTTGCTTTCTTAT TTGGGCAAGTGGGGCACTTGATCCAGAAAGAGATGCATCTGGTGATATTGTCACTTCCGTTAAAAG GGGTATATGGGCAATGATTGCTGTTTTTCTTGCTTATTGCCTGCTTCAAGCTCCTTCGAC GGTTCTTATTAGGCCACATCCTGCTATTTGGCGCTTGGTGCATGGGATGGCTGTTGTTTACCTGGTTGCTCTcacatttttgctttttcag ACGCGTGACAATGCTCGGCAGTTTATGAAGTTTCTTCATCCTGATCTTGGCATTG AACTTCCGGAAAGATCTTATGGGGCTGATTGCCGCATATACCTACCTGAGAACCCTGCAAATAAGTTTAAGAATCTTTAT GAAACACTTTTTGATGAGTTTGTTCTAGCTCATATTATTGGCTGGTGGGGAAAGGCTATATTGATTCGTAATCAGCCTCTTCTTTGGGTGTTATCGATTGGTTTTGAGATGATGGAG CTTACTTTTCGTCACATGTTACCGAATTTCAACGAGTGCTGGTGGGATAGTATTATTCTTGACATATTCATCTGCAATTGGTTCG GTATTTGGGCTGGAATGCATACTGTGAGGTACTTTGATGGGAAAACATACAAGTGGGTTGGTCTGAGCCGCCAGCCTAATATTATAGGAAAG GTGAAACGAACATTGGGCCAGTTCACACCAGCGCACTGGGATAAAGACGAGTGGCATCCGTTGCTTGGTCCTTGGCGATTTATTCAAGTGCTTAGTCTTTGTATTGTATTTTTGACAGTAGAGCTCAACACATTCTTTTTGAAGTTTTGTCTCTGGATACCTCCTCGAAATTCTGTAGTTATATATAGGTTGATTTTATGGTGGCTGCTTGCAATTCCAACAATTCGTGAATACAATACATACCTTCAAGACAGGTTCATTCTCCATCTCTCTTGTTCTCCCGGCCCAAT GAAACCAGTCAAAAAGGTTGGAGCATATTGTTGGCTCTCTCTTGCTATTTGCATTGTTGAGCTTTTGATTTGTATCAAGTTTGGACATG GTTTGTACCCGAAACCGATGCCGATATGGCTGGTAATATTCTGGTCATCTGTAGGTGTGGCCATTGTTACATTTCTACTATTGTGGTCTTGGCATCCCCACCTAATTCTAGGGAAGAAGAGGCGATag
- the LOC112775328 gene encoding palmitoyl-acyl carrier protein thioesterase, chloroplastic-like: MNITTITTIVSYPASAYVVRCCSKHERHSKQQPNNIVINGTTLRSSAVKVVESVVASTTLDHSVVTVNGNNNGQRQNIPTKKQLVDPHRQGLMVEGGVGYRQTIVIRSYEVGPDKTATLESILNLLQETALNHVWMSGLLGDGFGATHGMIRNDLIWVVSRMQVLIDYYPIWGEVVEIDTWVGASGKNGMRRDWLIKSQATGHIFARATSTWVMMNRKTRRLSKMPEEVRDELVPWFIEKQAIEEEAPEKIVKLNKQAKYMNSDLKPKRSDLDMNQHVNNVKYVRWMLETIPDHVLEGHQLSGITLEYRRECGSADIVESLCEPEEDEMVSNLMEQHYNTSLLNGLSLASSSAAAEIINGGGVLTCIDQIQRPIRYTHLLQTKGEKQNDEIVRGRTSWKRKLPTMHLPPNTLCGM, from the exons atgaATATTACTACTATTACTACTATTGTCTcatatccagcatctgcatatgTTGTGAGGTGTTGTTCCAAACATGAAAGGCATAGTAAGCAACAACCAAACAACATCGTGATTAATGGGACTACTCTAAGGTCTTCGGCAGTTAAGGTTGTTGAGTCAGTTGTCGCCTCAACCACTCTTGATCACTCTGTTGTTACTGTTAATGGGAACAATAATGGACAGCGCCAGAATATCCCAACAAAGAAGCAGCTTGTTGATCCTCATAGGCAAGGTCTCATGGTTGAAGGTGGAGTTGGTTATAGACAAACTATTGTTATTAGATCCTATGAAGTTGGACCTGACAAAACTGCAACACTTGAGAGCATCCTCAACCTTCTTCAG GAGACTGCATTAAACCATGTGTGGATGTCTGGacttcttggtgatgggtttgGTGCAACTCATGGAATGATAAGGAATGATCTCATTTGGGTTGTCTCAAGAATGCAAGTTCTCattgattattatccaatttg GGGAGAGGTAGTTGAAATTGACACATGGGTTGGAGCATCCGGCAAGAATGGAATGCGGCGCGATTGGCTGATCAAAAGTCAGGCAACCGGCCACATTTTTGCTCGTGCAACAAG CACATGGGTGATGATGAACCGAAAAACGAGACGCCTCTCTAAGATGCCTGAAGAGGTGAGGGATGAACTTGTACCTTGGTTTATTGAGAAGCAAGCAATAGAGGAAGAAGCTCCAGAAAAGATTGTCAAATTGAACAAGCAAGCAAAATACATGAACTCTGACTTGaag CCCAAAAGAAGTGATTTGGACATGAACCAGCATGTTAATAATGTGAAGTATGTACGATGGATGTTAGAG ACTATTCCAGACCATGTTCTAGAGGGTCACCAATTATCAGGCATCACACTAGAATACAGAAGGGAATGTGGGAGTGCAGATATAGTTGAATCATTATGTGAACCTGAAGAAGATGAGATGGTTAGTAATTTAATGGAACAACACTACAACACAAGTTTACTCAATGGCTTGTCTTTGGCATCATCATCAGCAGCAGCAGAGATTATAAATGGTGGTGGAGTCCTCACTTGCATTGATCAAATTCAAAGGCCAATAAGGTATACACACCTTCTACAAACCAAAGGAGAGAAACAAAATGATGAAATTGTCAGAGGCAGGACTTCATGGAAGAGGAAGCTCCCTACCATGCATCTTCCACCTAATACTCTATGTGGCATGTAG